CGTGACCAATCACTGCAAGAAGCTCATCATCTGTCATAATATCCATCAACGAAGAAAATACTCTTACACTTCCATCTGCACAAGCAAAAGCGTTGATGTCTTTTACTTTGTAAACTTTGTAATTCAAATTAAGTCCGTCTTGGGATTTGTGTTTTGCAAACAGTTTGTTGAGACGAACTGTGTAAGGGTCTTTTGGACCTGCAACCGGATTATTTTTATCCATCCAATCAACAGATTCTTTGGAAAGTTTGATGGCATCTGCGTTGGTAAATGTTAAAGCAGAAACACCTTTTCCTGCAGCTTTTGTGACGTTTCCAAGGTTAAATTGAGCATTCATAAAACCTACTGTCCCCAAAAGGAAAAGAGAGATAATTGTTTTTCTCATAAAATTGTTTTTGAAATTATTATTTTTTATTAAAAAAATGAATATCAAAAATTCAACCAAACCAATAAACGATTTGAATTATTTTATGAAATAAAATATCCTAGAAAGTTAGCCCTATCTAAACAAGACTATTTTTGTCTGCGTAATTGAGTTTAAAGAAAATAAAAGTCATTATAGAGAATGCCAAAAGCGAACTTCCTCCATAACTAAAAAACGGCAAGGGAATTCCTACAGTTGGAAATAATCCCATAACCATCCCAAGATTAATCACAAAGTGAATCAATAAAATAGAAGCGAAACAGTATCCAAAAACTCGATTAAATATTGATTTCTGATTCTCTGCGAGATAATAAATTCTACCAATGAAGATGGCATAACAAAGAATCAGAATAGTGCTTCCTAAGAACCCCCATTCTTCTCCAACGGTACAAAAGATATAATCAGTTTCCTGTTCGGGAACGAATTTTCCTTGGGTTACAGAACCTTGTTTATAGCCTTTCCCCATCATCCCGCCAGAACCAATTGCAGTTTTGGAATAAAGCAAATTATATCCGGATGTATCACGAAATTCTCTTTCCCCTTTGTACAAAACTTCAACTCTTTCCTGCTGGTGTTTAGGCAATTTTTCGAAAACAATTGGTGAAACGATTGATAAGCCAGCTAACAAAACGATAATACCAATTGCCGGCAACAAAGAGTAAATATTCTTATGCAGCATTGCAACATTGAATATAACCCAAATTGCACCTAAAACAAGAATGATAACAGTGAAATACCAGAGGTCAATTTTCAATGGGTCGTTCAGATAATTGGCAATAAGGAAAACACCTGCAAATAGTGTCCCAACTAAAAATAACTTCCCAGACAGCCCTTCTCTATATAAAGCAATTACGAA
The genomic region above belongs to Epilithonimonas zeae and contains:
- the rodA gene encoding rod shape-determining protein RodA — protein: MKWAEGIDKLGMTLYILLCVFAIINIHSVKAELGEKQLMFFGISCFVGLIIFFMRTKFFENMSAIIYVGGVLLLIGLFPFGTEILGQKNWYKFGGFTMQPVEFAKIGTSLMLANYVSNQDFNINNQRSLITSLAIIAIPGVVVLMIPDVGSLLVFVAFVIALYREGLSGKLFLVGTLFAGVFLIANYLNDPLKIDLWYFTVIILVLGAIWVIFNVAMLHKNIYSLLPAIGIIVLLAGLSIVSPIVFEKLPKHQQERVEVLYKGEREFRDTSGYNLLYSKTAIGSGGMMGKGYKQGSVTQGKFVPEQETDYIFCTVGEEWGFLGSTILILCYAIFIGRIYYLAENQKSIFNRVFGYCFASILLIHFVINLGMVMGLFPTVGIPLPFFSYGGSSLLAFSIMTFIFFKLNYADKNSLV